The following are from one region of the Advenella mimigardefordensis DPN7 genome:
- a CDS encoding gamma-glutamyltransferase family protein, producing the protein MNAKQCTGSRSMIATGNPLAAAAANAMLQAGGSAVDAAIAADAVLGVVEPMATSIGGDLLATLCLPDGQVVCYNGTGRAPAAMDPSALDDFPGRRIPERHPWSVTTPGAVRGWADLHARYGKLDWRCLFNPAIGYARDGFAVAAVAAQEWAIFDFVLKRDPVCAQLFRAGNSPQAGDHVANPQLARVLEMIAQEGADAFYESWVAQRAAQAVQRAGGLLDAADFQKHTGDFCEPVKTLFNGFMVHQCPPNTHGIAILDALQRIQEDNLDPADPLAHVSMVKATEHAMRRASQTVADPSGNTVCSVIVDEQGLAITLMSSIFKRFGSGIAVPDGGFVLQNRGFGFAEPGHVNGPAPNKRPYHTVVPGMSTLDGRFHLGMGVVGGLMQPQGQVQILTRVLSWGNALSDSVSTPRWRLEAGNTLAIEAGMDVCVEQALRDAGYQQPAKSAGELAGRSDFGGAHAVMRMPDGSLLGVADKRKDGQALGY; encoded by the coding sequence ATGAATGCGAAACAATGCACGGGCTCGCGCTCAATGATCGCCACTGGTAACCCATTGGCGGCCGCCGCTGCAAACGCGATGCTTCAGGCTGGTGGCAGCGCGGTTGATGCTGCGATCGCAGCCGATGCCGTACTGGGTGTTGTGGAGCCCATGGCTACCAGTATTGGCGGGGATTTACTGGCTACTTTATGTTTACCAGATGGACAGGTTGTTTGCTATAACGGTACTGGGCGCGCACCCGCCGCCATGGATCCTTCGGCATTGGATGATTTTCCCGGCCGCCGGATTCCGGAGCGTCACCCGTGGTCGGTCACAACGCCAGGCGCAGTCAGGGGCTGGGCGGATTTGCATGCGCGATATGGCAAGCTGGACTGGCGCTGTCTTTTCAACCCCGCCATTGGTTATGCGCGCGATGGCTTTGCCGTGGCCGCTGTGGCGGCGCAGGAATGGGCCATCTTTGATTTTGTATTAAAGCGTGATCCGGTTTGCGCGCAGCTTTTTCGTGCCGGCAACAGTCCGCAAGCCGGTGACCATGTTGCGAATCCGCAATTGGCCCGAGTCCTGGAAATGATCGCTCAAGAAGGCGCTGACGCGTTCTATGAGAGCTGGGTGGCGCAAAGGGCGGCACAGGCGGTTCAGCGAGCGGGTGGTCTGCTGGATGCTGCGGATTTTCAGAAACACACCGGTGATTTCTGCGAGCCGGTCAAGACGTTGTTCAATGGATTCATGGTACATCAGTGTCCACCCAATACACACGGGATAGCCATCCTGGATGCCTTGCAGCGGATACAGGAAGACAACCTGGACCCGGCGGACCCCCTTGCACATGTGTCTATGGTGAAGGCAACGGAACATGCTATGCGTCGAGCCAGTCAGACCGTCGCGGACCCGTCAGGTAACACGGTATGCTCAGTGATCGTGGATGAGCAAGGCCTGGCCATCACACTCATGTCCAGTATTTTCAAGCGCTTTGGTAGCGGTATTGCCGTACCGGATGGTGGATTTGTCCTGCAGAACAGGGGATTCGGGTTCGCTGAGCCGGGACATGTCAATGGTCCGGCACCGAACAAGCGACCCTATCATACCGTTGTGCCTGGAATGAGCACATTGGACGGACGCTTTCATCTTGGAATGGGCGTGGTCGGCGGACTGATGCAGCCACAGGGGCAAGTGCAGATTTTGACGCGTGTGCTCAGTTGGGGCAACGCTCTGTCCGATTCCGTTTCAACGCCACGCTGGCGACTTGAAGCCGGCAACACACTTGCGATTGAGGCGGGGATGGATGTTTGTGTAGAGCAAGCCTTGCGCGATGCGGGGTATCAGCAGCCCGCAAAGTCAGCCGGCGAGCTGGCAGGGCGCAGCGATTTTGGCGGCGCCCATGCGGTTATGCGCATGCCTGATGGTTCCCTGTTGGGCGTGGCTGACAAAAGAAAAGACGGTCAGGCGCTCGGGTATTGA
- a CDS encoding TenA family transcriptional regulator, producing the protein MANLMTRDEFRTALETAIKGKSANASPFSIAWATGKLSREHMSRWAENHYHYVGPFADYLAYVYARTPDTYTEAKDFLLANMYEEEIGGDRHTDLLIRFAQACGTTRERVVNPDNMSPTTRALQSWCYAVAMREDPIVAVAGLVVGLESQVPSIYRKQAPTLREKYGFTDEEVEFFDLHIVSDEIHGERGYQIVLEHANTVELQQRCLKICEIGAQMRLLYTTALYNDYVNSDVSLQELELVA; encoded by the coding sequence ATGGCAAACCTTATGACTCGTGACGAATTCCGGACTGCACTGGAAACTGCTATCAAAGGCAAAAGTGCAAATGCCTCTCCCTTCAGCATTGCCTGGGCAACCGGCAAGCTCAGTCGTGAACATATGTCTCGTTGGGCTGAGAACCATTACCACTATGTAGGTCCCTTCGCCGATTATCTTGCTTATGTATACGCGCGTACTCCGGATACCTATACAGAAGCCAAAGACTTTCTGCTGGCCAATATGTACGAAGAGGAAATCGGCGGGGACCGTCACACAGATTTGCTCATCCGTTTTGCACAGGCATGCGGCACGACACGTGAACGGGTGGTCAATCCTGACAACATGTCGCCCACCACCCGTGCACTGCAATCCTGGTGTTATGCAGTTGCAATGAGAGAAGATCCTATTGTTGCTGTTGCCGGATTGGTTGTCGGATTGGAATCACAAGTGCCTTCGATCTACCGTAAGCAGGCCCCTACACTGCGTGAAAAATATGGTTTCACCGATGAGGAGGTCGAATTTTTCGATCTGCATATCGTTTCCGATGAAATTCATGGCGAGCGCGGTTATCAGATTGTGCTGGAACACGCCAACACCGTCGAGCTCCAGCAGCGCTGTCTGAAAATATGCGAAATCGGTGCGCAGATGCGACTGTTGTATACAACAGCACTGTACAACGACTATGTCAATAGTGATGTTTCGCTACAGGAACTGGAATTGGTCGCCTGA